A genomic region of Caenorhabditis elegans chromosome V contains the following coding sequences:
- the C06B8.2 gene encoding Nucleotid_trans domain-containing protein (Confirmed by transcript evidence) has protein sequence MLTRKKFVFFYVTLSFLALLLILHNSDRIIYCVNPKFEVLQTTPKPSFEVLEASTPTLLIDRACECVSSRTRESFDFCYKNPKNVSLVGKRFNCTWLSILEDLKLIGSHEQIMVELKRPVKNDSDIMFVSATSKNHLFNFNEMYNIVHRNWPNQNMILYSLDLTDAQILDIEKRPTVKVRKFDYSKYPNYVENWMEYRFKALILAEAIRDYANVWWIDAHTKWIHPNSLDTVYGDLAECANDVNCTKNSSIQTFINSTHSNYAVLTNGLLDYFPTFDTDVLKTNEKGLQVSAMLVYLARTPFTLEILKWHTLCALEEKCMNPPAAKLKCDIIPTWNSYAGCFRYDQSSINILLLNQFRDHNSYFMAKNITGVFLFGFPPGSTLTTYISVYQLVLSLGLSKNCQLGTVKVEKCKSNRKNTLICCYSLLMQSYLC, from the exons ATGCTGACCCGGAAAaagtttgtgtttttttacgTTACATTGAGTTTTTTGGCGCTGCTTTTAATTTTGCACAATTCCGATAGA atAATCTACTGTGTGAACcctaaatttgaagttttgcaaACAACTCCTAAACCCAGCTTTGAAGTTTTGGAAGCTTCTACGCCCACGCTACTCATCGATAGAGCATGCGAATGTGTCTCAAGTCGTACACGGGAGTCTTTCGATTTCTGCTACAAAAATCCAAag AATGTTTCGTTGGTTGGGAAGCGGTTCAATTGCACTTGGTTAAGCATTTTGGAGGATTTGA aactcaTTGGATCACACGAACAGATTATGGTGGAACTGAAGAGGCCTGTTAAAAATGATTCAGATATTATGTTTGTATCTGCCACTTCAAAAAACCACCTGTTTAACTTCAATGAAATG TATAACATTGTGCATCGCAATTGGCCAAATCAAAACATGATTCTCTATTCTTTGGATCTTACCGACGCTCAAATACTTGACATCGAGAAGAGGCCAACTGTCAAAGTTCGGAAATTCGATTATTCCAAGTATCCGAATTATGTAGAAAACTGGATGGAATATCGTTTCAAAGCGTTGATTCTCGCT GAAGCGATTCGGGATTATGCGAATGTTTGGTGGATTGATGCCCATACAAAATGGATTCATCCAAATTCATTGGATACAGTTTATGGAGATCTGGCAGAATGCGCCAACGATGTTAACTGTACGAAG aactcctcaattcaaacatttatCAACTCAACGCACAGCAATTACGCAGTTCTAACAAATG GACTTCTTGACTATTTTCCCACGTTTGACACAGATGTTCTGAAAACAAACGAAAAAGGCCTTCAAGTATCTGCAATGCTGGTCTATTTGGCTCGAACTCCATTCACTTTGGAGATTTTGAAATG gcaCACCCTTTGCGcattagaagaaaaatgtatgaacCCGCCGGCAGCGAAACTGAAGTGCGACATCATTCCCACCTGGAATTCTTATGCAGGATGTTTTCGGTACGATCAGTCATCAATCAATATTTTGCTGTTAAATCAATTTCGAGATCACAACAGTTACTTCATGGCAAAGAAT ataaCAGGGGTTTTCCTATTCGGGTTTCCTCCTGGCTCTACTTTAACAACGTATATATCGGTTTATCAATTGGTTTTATCATTgggtttatcaaaaaattgccaactagGAA CCGTCAAAGTAGAGAAGTGCAAGTCCAATAGGAAAAATACCTTAATTTGTTGTTATTCTCTGCTGATGCAATCATATTTGTGTTGA
- the C06B8.3 gene encoding DeHydrogenases, Short chain (Predicted), whose product MQINMRSVITLVQKAKEHLIKTKGEIINVSSIASGPHGDSQMTYYGMSKADLNHFTRSSAISLIQHGVRVNSVSPGFTLTGFGDAMGFPPGALEKVIKHYASHKECIPSGVVARPGDIAQIILFLADRTMSSYIIGQSIIADGGSSLVMGMQAHDMLEILKQ is encoded by the exons ATGCAGATCAACATGAGAAGTGTGATCACTTTGGTGCAGAAGGCAAAAGAGCATCTGATAAAAACCAAGGGTGAAATCATCAATGTATCCAGTATTGCGTCAGGTCCCCATGGG GACTCCCAAATGACCTACTATGGGATGTCAAAGGCTGATCTGAACCACTTCACCAGAAGTTCTGCGATCTCTCTGATCCAACACGGAGTTCGAGTAAACTCCGTCAGTCCAGGGTTCACATTGACAGGATTTGGAGATGCCATGGGATTCCCTCCGGGAGCCCTAGAGAAG GTCATAAAACACTATGCATCCCACAAAGAGTGTATTCCGAGTGGAGTGGTTGCTCGACCTGGAGATATTGCTCAAATAATATTATTCCTGGCGGATAGAACCATGTCCTCATATATCATCGGACAATCTATAATAGCTGACGGAGGATCATCGTTGGTGATGGGAATGCAGGCACATGAtatgttggaaattttaaagcaataa
- the C06B8.2 gene encoding Nucleotid_trans domain-containing protein (Confirmed by transcript evidence) translates to MLTRKKFVFFYVTLSFLALLLILHNSDRIIYCVNPKFEVLQTTPKPSFEVLEASTPTLLIDRACECVSSRTRESFDFCYKNPKNVSLVGKRFNCTWLSILEDLKLIGSHEQIMVELKRPVKNDSDIMFVSATSKNHLFNFNEMYNIVHRNWPNQNMILYSLDLTDAQILDIEKRPTVKVRKFDYSKYPNYVENWMEYRFKALILAEAIRDYANVWWIDAHTKWIHPNSLDTVYGDLAECANDVNCTKNSSIQTFINSTHSNYAVLTNGLLDYFPTFDTDVLKTNEKGLQVSAMLVYLARTPFTLEILKWHTLCALEEKCMNPPAAKLKCDIIPTWNSYAGCFRYDQSSINILLLNQFRDHNSYFMAKNVGVVERTY, encoded by the exons ATGCTGACCCGGAAAaagtttgtgtttttttacgTTACATTGAGTTTTTTGGCGCTGCTTTTAATTTTGCACAATTCCGATAGA atAATCTACTGTGTGAACcctaaatttgaagttttgcaaACAACTCCTAAACCCAGCTTTGAAGTTTTGGAAGCTTCTACGCCCACGCTACTCATCGATAGAGCATGCGAATGTGTCTCAAGTCGTACACGGGAGTCTTTCGATTTCTGCTACAAAAATCCAAag AATGTTTCGTTGGTTGGGAAGCGGTTCAATTGCACTTGGTTAAGCATTTTGGAGGATTTGA aactcaTTGGATCACACGAACAGATTATGGTGGAACTGAAGAGGCCTGTTAAAAATGATTCAGATATTATGTTTGTATCTGCCACTTCAAAAAACCACCTGTTTAACTTCAATGAAATG TATAACATTGTGCATCGCAATTGGCCAAATCAAAACATGATTCTCTATTCTTTGGATCTTACCGACGCTCAAATACTTGACATCGAGAAGAGGCCAACTGTCAAAGTTCGGAAATTCGATTATTCCAAGTATCCGAATTATGTAGAAAACTGGATGGAATATCGTTTCAAAGCGTTGATTCTCGCT GAAGCGATTCGGGATTATGCGAATGTTTGGTGGATTGATGCCCATACAAAATGGATTCATCCAAATTCATTGGATACAGTTTATGGAGATCTGGCAGAATGCGCCAACGATGTTAACTGTACGAAG aactcctcaattcaaacatttatCAACTCAACGCACAGCAATTACGCAGTTCTAACAAATG GACTTCTTGACTATTTTCCCACGTTTGACACAGATGTTCTGAAAACAAACGAAAAAGGCCTTCAAGTATCTGCAATGCTGGTCTATTTGGCTCGAACTCCATTCACTTTGGAGATTTTGAAATG gcaCACCCTTTGCGcattagaagaaaaatgtatgaacCCGCCGGCAGCGAAACTGAAGTGCGACATCATTCCCACCTGGAATTCTTATGCAGGATGTTTTCGGTACGATCAGTCATCAATCAATATTTTGCTGTTAAATCAATTTCGAGATCACAACAGTTACTTCATGGCAAAGAATGTTGGTGTAGTTGAACGGACGTATTag
- the nhr-150 gene encoding Nuclear hormone receptor family member nhr-150 (Confirmed by transcript evidence): MCQVCGAAEADLHFGGISCRACAAFFRRFFLSKKQSKKCTCKTRILDSHPCRSCRILKCFEAGMTSKKIQSGRDKTSTKAISCISTESTSNSLSARIIPRSSLNIHGAVHLWQEFENTRACKKGTKRNALIVSTSSAGDMDSTWKMVINLFSSLGELEIKDKTALLRNFMPKFIQIDSVPYFAANIDVFKNIGRDEYESSIIDFYDGVLPETNTISKKDTIRIFEPYWNFYTNKVILPIALMKLEGPEFMALVWLLFFDNGYTNLSDKCREACRNIKKVILRELRSYQIDRNFDRNRFFEILEALQLVERGEKKFMEEMVICELLNIKIDPGFMEIIRESKL, from the exons ATGTGCCAGGTTTGCGGAGCTGCGGAAGCAGACTTACATTTTGGTGGAATATCTTGCAg AGCATGCGCTGCATTCTTCcgtcgtttttttctttcaaagaaACAATCCAAAAAGTGCACGTGTAAAACCAGAATTCTCGATTCTCATCCATGTAGAAGTTGCCGGATTCTCAAGTGCTTTGAAGCCGGAATGACGTcgaaaa AAATTCAATCTGGTCGAGACAAGACATCAACAAAAGCGATAAGTTGTATTTCTACAGAGAGCACATCTAATTCGTTAAGT GCACGTATAATTCCCCGTTCGTCGTTGAATATACATGGTGCAGTACATCTCTGGCAAGAGTTCGAAAATACTCGGGCTTGTAAGAAAGGAACCAAAAGAAATGCATTGATTGTTTCGACGTCATCAGCCGGTGATATGGATTCAACATGGAAAATGGTTATAAATTTGTTCTCTTCATTAGGAGAATTGGAAATTAAAGATAAG ACTGCTCTATTGCGAAACTTCATGCCTAAATTCATACAAATCGATTCCGTACCGTACTTCGCTGCAAACATCGATGTGTTCAAAAATATCGGCAGAGATGAATATGAGAGCAGtataattgatttttacgACGGCGTTCTTCCTGAAACAAACACAATTTCAAAGAAGGACACAATAAG AATATTTGAACCGTACTGGAATTTTTACACTAACAAAGTTATTTTACCAATTGCTCTGATGAAACTGGAAGGTCCAGAGTTCATGGCTCTTGTGTGgttattgttttttgataatg GCTACACAAATCTTTCCGATAAGTGTCGAGAAGCGTGCcgaaacattaaaaaagtgATTCTTCGCGAGTTGAGAAGCTATCAAATTGACAGGAACTTCGATCGAAatcggttttttgaaatattagaaGCACTACAACTCGTCGAACGAGGAGAGAAGAAGTTTATGGAGGAGATGGTGATTTGTGAACTACTAAACATTAAAATCGACCCAGGATTCATGGAGATAATAAGGGAATCCAAACTGTAA
- the C06B8.2 gene encoding Nucleotide-diphospho-sugar transferase domain-containing protein (Confirmed by transcript evidence) gives MLTRKKFVFFYVTLSFLALLLILHNSDRIIYCVNPKFEVLQTTPKPSFEVLEASTPTLLIDRACECVSSRTRESFDFCYKNPKNVSLVGKRFNCTWLSILEDLKLIGSHEQIMVELKRPVKNDSDIMFVSATSKNHLFNFNEMYNIVHRNWPNQNMILYSLDLTDAQILDIEKRPTVKVRKFDYSKYPNYVENWMEYRFKALILAEAIRDYANVWWIDAHTKWIHPNSLDTVYGDLAECANDVNCTKNSSIQTFINSTHSNYAVLTNGLLDYFPTFDTDVLKTNEKGLQVSAMLVYLARTPFTLEILKWHTLCALEEKCMNPPAAKLKCDIIPTWNSYAGCFRYDQSSINILLLNQFRDHNSYFMAKNITGVFLFGFPPGSTLTTYISVYQLVLSLGLSKNCQLGSYVKLFFDTTHDNRNFSRQSREVQVQ, from the exons ATGCTGACCCGGAAAaagtttgtgtttttttacgTTACATTGAGTTTTTTGGCGCTGCTTTTAATTTTGCACAATTCCGATAGA atAATCTACTGTGTGAACcctaaatttgaagttttgcaaACAACTCCTAAACCCAGCTTTGAAGTTTTGGAAGCTTCTACGCCCACGCTACTCATCGATAGAGCATGCGAATGTGTCTCAAGTCGTACACGGGAGTCTTTCGATTTCTGCTACAAAAATCCAAag AATGTTTCGTTGGTTGGGAAGCGGTTCAATTGCACTTGGTTAAGCATTTTGGAGGATTTGA aactcaTTGGATCACACGAACAGATTATGGTGGAACTGAAGAGGCCTGTTAAAAATGATTCAGATATTATGTTTGTATCTGCCACTTCAAAAAACCACCTGTTTAACTTCAATGAAATG TATAACATTGTGCATCGCAATTGGCCAAATCAAAACATGATTCTCTATTCTTTGGATCTTACCGACGCTCAAATACTTGACATCGAGAAGAGGCCAACTGTCAAAGTTCGGAAATTCGATTATTCCAAGTATCCGAATTATGTAGAAAACTGGATGGAATATCGTTTCAAAGCGTTGATTCTCGCT GAAGCGATTCGGGATTATGCGAATGTTTGGTGGATTGATGCCCATACAAAATGGATTCATCCAAATTCATTGGATACAGTTTATGGAGATCTGGCAGAATGCGCCAACGATGTTAACTGTACGAAG aactcctcaattcaaacatttatCAACTCAACGCACAGCAATTACGCAGTTCTAACAAATG GACTTCTTGACTATTTTCCCACGTTTGACACAGATGTTCTGAAAACAAACGAAAAAGGCCTTCAAGTATCTGCAATGCTGGTCTATTTGGCTCGAACTCCATTCACTTTGGAGATTTTGAAATG gcaCACCCTTTGCGcattagaagaaaaatgtatgaacCCGCCGGCAGCGAAACTGAAGTGCGACATCATTCCCACCTGGAATTCTTATGCAGGATGTTTTCGGTACGATCAGTCATCAATCAATATTTTGCTGTTAAATCAATTTCGAGATCACAACAGTTACTTCATGGCAAAGAAT ataaCAGGGGTTTTCCTATTCGGGTTTCCTCCTGGCTCTACTTTAACAACGTATATATCGGTTTATCAATTGGTTTTATCATTgggtttatcaaaaaattgccaactagGAAGTTacgtaaaattgttttttgatacaACCCATGACAACCGAAATTTCAGCCGTCAAAGTAGAGAAGTGCAAGTCCAATAG
- the C06B8.2 gene encoding Alpha-1,6-mannosyl-glycoprotein 6-beta-N-acetylglucosaminyltransferase (Confirmed by transcript evidence), translated as MLTRKKFVFFYVTLSFLALLLILHNSDRIIYCVNPKFEVLQTTPKPSFEVLEASTPTLLIDRACECVSSRTRESFDFCYKNPKNVSLVGKRFNCTWLSILEDLKLIGSHEQIMVELKRPVKNDSDIMFVSATSKNHLFNFNEMYNIVHRNWPNQNMILYSLDLTDAQILDIEKRPTVKVRKFDYSKYPNYVENWMEYRFKALILAEAIRDYANVWWIDAHTKWIHPNSLDTVYGDLAECANDVNCTKNSSIQTFINSTHSNYAVLTNGLLDYFPTFDTDVLKTNEKGLQVSAMLVYLARTPFTLEILKWHTLCALEEKCMNPPAAKLKCDIIPTWNSYAGCFRRQSREVQVQ; from the exons ATGCTGACCCGGAAAaagtttgtgtttttttacgTTACATTGAGTTTTTTGGCGCTGCTTTTAATTTTGCACAATTCCGATAGA atAATCTACTGTGTGAACcctaaatttgaagttttgcaaACAACTCCTAAACCCAGCTTTGAAGTTTTGGAAGCTTCTACGCCCACGCTACTCATCGATAGAGCATGCGAATGTGTCTCAAGTCGTACACGGGAGTCTTTCGATTTCTGCTACAAAAATCCAAag AATGTTTCGTTGGTTGGGAAGCGGTTCAATTGCACTTGGTTAAGCATTTTGGAGGATTTGA aactcaTTGGATCACACGAACAGATTATGGTGGAACTGAAGAGGCCTGTTAAAAATGATTCAGATATTATGTTTGTATCTGCCACTTCAAAAAACCACCTGTTTAACTTCAATGAAATG TATAACATTGTGCATCGCAATTGGCCAAATCAAAACATGATTCTCTATTCTTTGGATCTTACCGACGCTCAAATACTTGACATCGAGAAGAGGCCAACTGTCAAAGTTCGGAAATTCGATTATTCCAAGTATCCGAATTATGTAGAAAACTGGATGGAATATCGTTTCAAAGCGTTGATTCTCGCT GAAGCGATTCGGGATTATGCGAATGTTTGGTGGATTGATGCCCATACAAAATGGATTCATCCAAATTCATTGGATACAGTTTATGGAGATCTGGCAGAATGCGCCAACGATGTTAACTGTACGAAG aactcctcaattcaaacatttatCAACTCAACGCACAGCAATTACGCAGTTCTAACAAATG GACTTCTTGACTATTTTCCCACGTTTGACACAGATGTTCTGAAAACAAACGAAAAAGGCCTTCAAGTATCTGCAATGCTGGTCTATTTGGCTCGAACTCCATTCACTTTGGAGATTTTGAAATG gcaCACCCTTTGCGcattagaagaaaaatgtatgaacCCGCCGGCAGCGAAACTGAAGTGCGACATCATTCCCACCTGGAATTCTTATGCAGGATGTTTTCG CCGTCAAAGTAGAGAAGTGCAAGTCCAATAG